One uncultured Alphaproteobacteria bacterium genomic region harbors:
- the gltA gene encoding citrate synthase (Evidence 2a : Function of homologous gene experimentally demonstrated in an other organism; PubMedId : 3309132, 3514304, 6343122, 6380576, 6383359, 9579066; Product type e : enzyme), whose product MTYDKKTATNTFTVTDNASGKSYELPVIDGSVGPRVVDIRKFYADTGCFTYDPGFTSTGSCSSKITFIDGDEGILLHRGYPIDQLAENCDFLEVAYLLLFGELPNKQQFAQFDHDITYHSMLHEQLQRFYSGFRRDAHPMAVACGVVGALSAFYHDSLDFTDPYQRVVAETRLIAKMPVIVAWAYKYSIGQPFMYPRNDVDYASNFLHLMFSVPCEPYKINPVLARAMNRILILHADHEQNASTSTVRLAGSSGANPFACIAAGIASLWGPSHGGANEAVLNMLMQIGSKDRVGEYVKRAKDKDDPFRLMGFGHRVYKNYDPRAKIMQRTCHEVFDELGIHDEPLLQIAMELEKIALEDEYFIEKKLYPNVDFYSGIIFRAMGIPTSMFTALFALARTTGWVAQWLEMIDDPELKIGRPRQLYTGAAQRDFVPMDKR is encoded by the coding sequence ATGACCTACGACAAGAAGACCGCCACCAACACCTTCACCGTCACCGACAATGCTTCCGGCAAATCCTACGAGTTGCCGGTCATCGACGGATCGGTCGGGCCGCGCGTGGTCGATATCCGCAAGTTCTACGCGGACACCGGTTGCTTTACCTACGACCCCGGCTTCACCTCCACCGGCTCCTGCTCGTCCAAGATCACCTTCATCGACGGCGACGAGGGGATCCTGCTCCATCGCGGCTATCCGATCGACCAGCTCGCCGAGAACTGCGACTTCCTCGAGGTCGCGTACCTCCTGCTGTTCGGAGAGCTGCCGAACAAGCAGCAGTTCGCGCAGTTCGACCACGACATCACCTACCATTCGATGCTGCACGAGCAGTTGCAGCGCTTCTACTCCGGCTTCCGCCGCGACGCCCACCCGATGGCGGTGGCGTGCGGCGTGGTCGGCGCGCTGTCGGCCTTCTACCACGACAGCCTCGACTTCACCGATCCCTACCAGCGCGTCGTCGCCGAGACCCGGCTGATCGCGAAAATGCCGGTGATCGTCGCGTGGGCCTACAAGTACTCGATCGGCCAGCCGTTCATGTATCCGCGCAACGACGTCGACTATGCCTCGAACTTCCTGCACCTGATGTTCTCGGTGCCGTGCGAGCCGTACAAGATCAACCCGGTGCTGGCGCGGGCGATGAACCGCATCCTCATCCTTCACGCCGACCACGAGCAGAACGCCTCGACCTCGACCGTTCGCCTCGCGGGTTCGTCGGGGGCCAACCCGTTCGCGTGCATCGCCGCGGGCATCGCCTCGCTCTGGGGGCCGTCGCACGGCGGCGCCAACGAGGCGGTGCTGAACATGCTGATGCAGATCGGCAGCAAGGACCGCGTCGGCGAATACGTCAAGCGCGCCAAGGACAAGGACGACCCGTTCCGGCTGATGGGGTTCGGGCACCGCGTCTACAAGAACTACGATCCGCGCGCCAAGATCATGCAGCGCACCTGCCACGAGGTCTTCGACGAACTCGGCATCCACGACGAGCCGCTGCTGCAGATCGCCATGGAGCTCGAAAAGATCGCGCTCGAGGACGAGTACTTCATCGAGAAGAAACTCTACCCGAACGTCGATTTCTATTCGGGCATCATCTTCCGCGCCATGGGCATCCCGACCTCGATGTTCACCGCGCTGTTCGCCCTCGCCCGCACCACCGGCTGGGTCGCGCAGTGGCTGGAGATGATCGACGACCCGGAACTCAAGATCGGCCGCCCGCGCCAGCTCTACACCGGCGCGGCGCAGCGCGACTTCGTGCCGATGGACAAGCGCTGA
- a CDS encoding Major facilitator superfamily MFS_1 encodes MRRILASFAADRRRLLLFLAFFSFAVNLRGPLIAISPVIDAVRADLGIDDATAGVLTTLPVLCFSFAAPLAAWLLARFGIETGVLLTLGGLALGSVVRALDGFGVALAGTALIGLAITVGNIVALMIIMRDYFERRRSMTAIDVFAMNLGGMACAAFTAPIAEVAGWRIAIAVWALPALLSAALWLALRRRPANPVDPVAESASPPSATPVWRRALPWLIGLAFGAHTAIFYGFAAWLPRYLGDAAAMSVTAAGYAASLFQILGLAGSFGVPILMTARGVSRFAPLLSVSLAWLVMPIGLLLAPQWWLLWLVFGGYASGGGFAVIFTLIMERAVGQDDNRRITAFVQGVGYLIAAVSPTVLGYALQTSGNWTAGFLFLATLAVINAGCGVAAIARK; translated from the coding sequence CGCCGATCGGCGGCGTCTTCTGCTGTTCCTCGCCTTCTTCTCCTTCGCGGTCAACCTGCGCGGGCCGCTCATCGCCATCTCGCCGGTGATCGACGCGGTACGTGCCGATCTCGGCATCGACGACGCCACGGCGGGAGTGCTGACCACCCTGCCGGTGCTCTGTTTTTCCTTCGCCGCACCGCTCGCCGCGTGGCTGCTGGCCCGGTTCGGCATCGAGACGGGGGTGCTGCTGACGCTCGGAGGGCTGGCGCTCGGGTCGGTCGTGCGCGCGCTCGACGGCTTCGGCGTGGCGCTCGCGGGCACCGCGCTGATCGGGCTCGCCATCACCGTCGGCAATATCGTCGCTCTGATGATCATCATGCGCGACTACTTCGAGCGGCGGCGATCGATGACGGCCATCGACGTGTTCGCGATGAACCTCGGCGGCATGGCCTGCGCCGCCTTCACCGCGCCGATCGCCGAGGTCGCGGGCTGGCGGATCGCGATCGCGGTGTGGGCGTTGCCGGCGCTGCTGTCGGCGGCATTGTGGCTGGCCTTGCGCCGCCGCCCCGCGAACCCGGTCGATCCGGTCGCGGAGAGCGCGTCGCCGCCGTCCGCGACACCGGTCTGGCGGCGCGCGCTTCCCTGGTTGATCGGTCTGGCGTTCGGCGCCCACACCGCGATCTTCTACGGGTTCGCCGCTTGGCTGCCGCGCTATCTCGGCGACGCGGCGGCGATGAGCGTCACCGCGGCGGGCTATGCCGCGTCGCTGTTCCAGATTCTCGGCCTCGCCGGATCGTTCGGGGTGCCGATTCTGATGACGGCGCGGGGTGTATCGCGGTTCGCGCCGCTACTGTCGGTCTCGTTGGCCTGGCTGGTGATGCCGATCGGTCTTCTGCTCGCGCCGCAGTGGTGGCTGCTGTGGCTGGTGTTCGGCGGATATGCCTCGGGCGGCGGCTTTGCGGTGATCTTCACCCTGATCATGGAGCGCGCCGTCGGTCAGGACGACAATCGCCGCATCACGGCATTCGTCCAGGGAGTCGGCTATCTGATCGCCGCCGTCAGTCCCACCGTGCTCGGCTACGCGCTGCAGACGAGCGGCAACTGGACCGCCGGTTTTCTGTTTCTGGCGACTCTGGCGGTGATCAACGCCGGGTGCGGCGTGGCGGCGATCGCCCGTAAATGA